Proteins co-encoded in one Ammospiza caudacuta isolate bAmmCau1 chromosome 16, bAmmCau1.pri, whole genome shotgun sequence genomic window:
- the GFRA3 gene encoding GDNF family receptor alpha-3, producing the protein MGPALLLGLLLSRAGDLMALPSSDCVMAEQLCLSDSTCNATYRTLENCALAKTRLLSLDHDSRVRCLNAELDLGNSSLLHCKCHRRMKRQEHCLRIFWTVHSSMTDGYLNLETSPYENSANEEHWKTDYNKLAALVSGSQLAGDATNPCLRATHICNLSKKCFRLRTDYASICTKGAASEDVCDRRKCHRGLRNFFEKVPEDFTKRILFCPCQDEFCGERRRKTIVPDCSFQYNTKPNCLWLLDSCLEDHICKSRLADFQQNCQPADISPDGCSLHNHAACLQAYMGMIGTPMTPNYVSNSSVEVSLWCTCENSGNQKEKCDQILGMFESNKCLENTIWSQMHLKQAALERQEDLFYSSSLSFQGDSASTSLSSAMSQVAEGKTQRDSSKQSNMPMASSVFSGAVTSWPSLALFLPLLLSPH; encoded by the exons ATGGGGCCGgcgctgctcctggggctgcttcTCTCCCGAGCCG GAGACCTCATGGCTCTGCCCAGCAGTGACTGTGTCATGGCAGAGCAGCTATGTCTCTCTGACTCCACCTGCAATGCCACATACAGGACCCTGGAAAACTGTGCCCTGGCCAAGACTCGCCTCCTTTCACTGGATCATGATAGCAGGGTCAGATGTCTGAATGCAGAGCTTGACCTTGGGAACAGCTCTTTGCTGCACTGCAAGTGCCACCGGCGCATGAAGAGACAGGAGCACTGCTTACGCATTTTCTGGACCGTTCACTCCAGCATGACAGATG GTTATCTCAATTTGGAGACCTCTCCCTATGAGAATTCAGCAAATGAAGAACACTGGAAGACAGATTATAATAAACTGGCAGCTCTGGTATCAG GCTCACAGTTAGCAGGAGATGCAACAAATCCATGTTTGAGAGCAACACACATCTGTAATCTGAGCAAGAAGTGTTTTCGTCTGCGCACAGACTATGCCTCCATCTGCACCAAGGGAGCAGCAAGTGAGGATGTGTGTGACCGGCGCAAGTGCCACAGAGGGCTAAGGAATTTCTTTGAGAAAGTTCCTGAGGATTTCACCAAAAGGATCCTGTTCTGTCCATGTCAAGATGAATTTTGTGGAGAAAGACGCCGCAAAACTATTGTTCCTGATTGTTCTTTCCAGTATAACACCAAACCGAATTGCCTCTGGCTTCTGGACTCCTGCTTAGAAGACCATATCTGCAA ATCCCGACTGGCTGACTTCCAACAAAATTGTCAACCTGCAGACATATCTCCCGatggctgctctctgcacaaCCATGCTGCGTGCCTGCAGGCTTACATGGGGATGATTG GCACACCCATGACACCCAACTATGTCAGTAACTCCAGCGTGGAGGTTTCCTTGTGGTGTACATGTGAGAACAGTGGCAACCAGAAGGAGAAGTGTGACCAGATACTCGGCATGTTTGAGAGCAACAAATGCCTTG AAAATACCATTTGGTCTCAAATGCACCTGAAGCAGGCAGCTCTAGAAAGACAGGAAGACTTATTTTATTCATCTTCCCTAAGCTTCCAAGGAGACAGTGCCAGCACATCTCTCTCTTCGGCAATGTCCCAG gTGGCTGAAGGGAAGACACAACGAGACAGCTCCAAACAGAGCAATATGCCTATGGCCTCCTCTGTATTTTCTGGAGCTGTTACTTCCTGGCCTTCTCTGGCTCTGTTCCTGCCCCTGTTGCTTAGCCCACATTAA